TCTAAATTAAATGAGTGTTATATTATTCTGATATAAGTTTATTAAACAGAAAAGGACAGCAGTTATGATTAAAATAGCTTTCCATGTACAAAAAGGTGGAACAGGGAAAACTACCACGACTGGTAATATAGGTTTTGAAATGGCTAAGAGTAGTCGTGTTTTAATGGTTGATGGAGATCCTCAGGGAAATTTGACCAGTTGGTATTGTCCTGAAGGAATTAGTTATGATCTAGCAGATGTTCTGCAAGAAAAGATCCCTTTAAAGCAAGCTATCCAACCAATCGCAGGTATTAGTAATCTTGATATTCTGGGGACTATTGCAATCGATGGAGAACTAAAGGAATGGTCGGAGACCAAACTATCAGGAGAAATGTATGCTTTTCATGATCTACTTGATCAGATTAAAGAGCTAGGGTATGACGCAGTTATCTTTGATCTTTCTCCTGGAATGTCTTTATTAGAGAGATCTATTCTTTCTGTTATGGATGAAATAATACCTGTTATTGCTTCAGAGTTCTTCTCTCTTGATGGTATTGAAATCGCAGAGAATGAGCTGCAGAAAATACGGAAAAAAATGCGTGGGAATTTTAAAGCAGACCGTTT
The sequence above is drawn from the Oceanispirochaeta sp. M1 genome and encodes:
- a CDS encoding ParA family protein, giving the protein MIKIAFHVQKGGTGKTTTTGNIGFEMAKSSRVLMVDGDPQGNLTSWYCPEGISYDLADVLQEKIPLKQAIQPIAGISNLDILGTIAIDGELKEWSETKLSGEMYAFHDLLDQIKELGYDAVIFDLSPGMSLLERSILSVMDEIIPVIASEFFSLDGIEIAENELQKIRKKMRGNFKADRLVINRLNKSYSSHRGILEELEKLDYQTYVIGQSTGISDAVLNRMSLSEYDNENKNLEEYNRLVTDLMGVR